The Edaphobacter acidisoli genome contains the following window.
TCGATCCTCGTGCAGAACGGCACACTCCGCACTGGCGACAGCTACATCGTCGGCAACACCTTCGGCAAGATCCGCGCCATGTTCGACGACCGTGGCCGCCCCGTCACCGAGGCTGGCCCATCCACGCCAGTCGAAATCCTCGGCCTCGAGGGAATGCCCGACGCAGGCGACACCTTCCTCGTCATGAGCGACCGCGACCGCGCCAAAGAAATCGCGAAGTACCGTTCGCTCAAAGAGCGCGAAGCCCAGCTCGCGAAGTCCTCGCGCGCCTCGCTCGAAGGCCTCGCCGAGCAGATCAAGTCCGCAGGCGTCAAAGACCTCAACCTCATCCTCAAGGGCGACGTGCAGGGCTCCGTCGAAGTCCTCGCCGACTCGCTCGAAAAGATGTCCACCGAGAAGGTCCGCGTGCGCGTCCTCCGCGCAGGCGTCGGAGCCATCACCGAGTCCGACGTGCTCCTCGCATCCGCATCGAACGCAGTCATCATCGGCTTCAACGTCCGTCCGGACCGCAAAGCCGCCGAGATCGCCGAGCGCGAAAACGTCGAGATTCGTCTGCACTCCATCATCTACGAGCTGCAGGACGAGATCACCAAAGCCATGTACGGCCTGCTCGAACCGGTCTACAAGGAGAACTACCTCGGCCGCGCCGAAGTCCTCAACGTCTTCAAGATCACCAAGGTCGGGCAGATCGCCGGCTGCATCGTCCGCGACGGCCTCATCAAGCGCGACGCCAACGTCCGCGTCCTCCGCAACGAAGAAGAGCTCTGGAAGGGCAAGATCGCCTCACTCAAGCGCTTCAAGGACGACGCCAGCGAAGTCCGTCAGGGCGTCGAGTGCGGCATCGACCTCGCAGGCTTCAAGGAGATCCAGGTCGGCGACATCGTCGAAGCCTTCACCACAGAAAAGATCGCCGCCGAACTAGGCAAAACCGCAGCCGAAAAGAAAGCCGAAGAAAAACCCACCGAACCAGCCAACGCATAAACCATCCAATCAGCAGGACAGCGCAAAGGCCAGGAGCAATCCCGGCCTTGCTGTTGACGTTTCGCACAACGCGTTGCTTTACGGATTCCCTAGCAGGCCCTGCGATTGCAGATTGACCAGAAATTGGCTCACCGTCGTCACGCGAAACTGGCCGGTGCACGCTGGAGGAACAGGCGACGACGCAGTGTTTTCCGGCATGTTCAGCCAATAGACGGAGACATACGGCAACGTTTCGTTCACCGCGTTGTACAACTGCGTCGCAGTCGCAGCCGTCTGGTTCGGACACGTGGAAAGCCCCGTAATCACGACGGTCGCCGGATTGCCCGGGTTGGCAGGATTCCCCTGACTGGCCGGAAGGCCAATGTTCGCAAGCGGGACCGCTTTGCTAACGTAATCGCAATAGTTATCACCCGTCTCGCAGCTAGGCGTGGTGACGCTACCCCCGGGCACGCCGGTCTGAGAACCCTGAGCCTGCACGTCGTAGACATCGGCGGGCGAGGCTGCGGAAAACTCAGGGAAGCCGTACGCAAGGTATCGCGTATATGCTGGTCCCGAACCCTTATTCACCACCGTCACCAGGTCGGTTCCAGGTGCGGACATGAACGCAAATCCATTGGCGTGGGCCAGCCTGGCAAACAGCGCCTCATAGTCCCTGGGATCCTGCTTTTCCTGCAAGGGTGTCTGGAGACCGCCGCCCCAGTACTCATTGTCATAGAGAACCACCTTATAGTTTTGAACCAGCGGGGTCGCCGTTGTGTTCGGCGGCATGTTCGCCACCATATTGTTGCGGAAGCTTTGAAAACTATCAAGACTCGCAACCGCCAAACTCGTCCAGGTGGCTGGAACCGGGGAAGTCGTGGCCGTAGACGAGCCTCCGATCAGGGTGCACGGGTTATCGAATGCCTGTTGTGCAAGCGCTGTGTACCCGCCGTTTTGGATGTCGCTCACGTTATTCGTAAAGATCAGCCATCCGAGTTTGTTTTGCGTCGCGGCGCAGTTGGTCATGACCGCAAAGCTCCCAAACGTGAACTGCGTCACCAGCCCGCCTGCATCGGAGTTTGAAGCCACGTCCGCGTCCGCGCTCGGAGCATAGATACTCGACACCAGCCCATTCGAGGACTCATCCGTATCCAGCGCAGGCAGGTTCGTGGCCCCCGCCGTCACCGTGATGTCCACAAGCAGATTGCCCTCCGACGGGTTATACGGAAACGGAATCGGCAGCGTAATGCGCGCATCCGCCGCATTCGGTCCGCCCGCGTTTCCGGCAAACGACGTGCTGAAATTCCACGTGCCGTTGTACACCACCGTATGGTCCGGACCATAGTTCTGGCTAAACGTCGTGCTCAAATGCCCCGGCGCTTTGCCTGTCGTCGAAAGCGTCACCTGGATGGTCACCGGCGTGAGCAGGAATGGAGCCGGCGTACCCGAGCCTGTAGCAAGCGCTCCCGTGGGACGGAACGATATCTCCGAGATCAGGCCGCCCGTCGCGAACTGCGACGCCGCATACACCTGCTGATAGCGCATCGAACTCTGGCCGAACGGATACGCGCTGCTCCCGCCCGGCTCGTTCGTTGTGTCGATGTTCGGGACAGTAACATTCACCGCAGTCGGGCCAGCTGGAGTCGGGAACATCCACGCCAGACTGGCCGGATTGAACGGGACCGTACGGTTCTGTCGAATGATGAACGTATCCGTACTCGTCACGGTCGCCCCTGGGGCAACCCGCCCGAACATCACCGTACCCTTCCGCACCACCGTGCCCGAAGCCGTGCTCGTAACCGTGCCTACGATGTTCTGCGAATTCATGGCATTGTTCGTCACATCCACGGTATAGGTGTAGTCATACTGGGTCAGCGAAATCCTTGTTGATTGCTGCAGATGATAGGCGCCAATCACAAACTGCTGCCCTATCGCCGCGGTAGAAAGTGCCAGCAATCCAGCAAACAGAACGGCCTGCACATCCGGCCGAACCGCACGTCGTCGCAAACGCATGAACTCAATCATGGAGAACCTTTCTCTGAAAAATAACGGTGCTCACTGCAGAGAACTGCCTGATGGCCCAAACAACAGTTGCGTCAAAATCACTCCGGAATCTCCAGAGAGGCCGGGGGTTCAGCGCGCTCAAACTGAACGCGGACCCTCCGGAGGTAGATCAGAGCCCAGAGTCCAAGGAACCCCGATCCCAGAAGCAGCAGCGAGCCAGGCTCGGGAACCGTCGCGCCCGTGTCGATGACGTTGAAGTTCGGATCATAGAGCGTGAAGGACTGCGAGCCAGGGGAACCTGATCCAAGCCACTCGAAGTCCACCGTGAAGACGCTGCTCAGGTCCGGGTTATCCTGATTCGCCAGCATGTCGAACTCGCCATCCGCAGGCAAAGACCCGTCTGGTTGAAGCACAAACGTGGTCCAGTCGGGCCCGCCCGTTCCCATGTCCACGAGATTGGCGCTCGTAGCCAGTGGAAAATAAATCGCAAGATCGTCTCCCGACTGGAACGTGCCCGAGAGTTGATACGTATACTGCCATTCCGTGCCGCCGATCTGGGTTGCCCCATAGTCGACTACAACCGAATCAGCCAGCGCCGAGGCTCCAGCCCACGCGGCAAAGACCCCCACGCAGATGATCTGGAGCAGCGTCCTCAAAAAGCGCCCATGCAGCCATCGTCTTTGGATCGTCATTGGAATCAGGTCTCCTGTTTTTGGATTGCGCCACTCACACTCTAAATTTGCTAGATTGCAATCGATTGAATTTGGCGAAAAATTAACTGGCACTGCCCAGAATTCGCCCGTACAGCTTTTCTATTTCGCAGGAATGTATAACTTTCCCTGTCGCGCGTTGTCAATAAAATAGTTTGCAATCGATTACACGCGCGCGAAGAACGAAGAACTCTGCGGCACGCACGGCGCGTAGTCCAGATACGCCCATCCACCACATCCGGCTTTTCCACAGCACCCTTGACACCCCTGCTATCCTTAAATCAGGAGCAAGCCCGGCCAAACCGCCGGGCATTCGCATTTAATGCCATCAGACTTGACATCAAAGTCCAACCTTATATCTCATCGTTTGAAGACTTTGCGCAAAAAGTACGGGGAGGGGGTCCATGGAAAGCGCCGCTAGCCGCATCGAAGCCATCCAATCCGCCCTCCGCGACGCCCACCTCGACGGCTGGCTCTTCTACGACCACCACAACCGCGACCCACTCGCCTACTCCATCCTCGGCATTCCCGGCGGCCACGTCACCCGCCGCTGGTACTACTTCATCCCCGCGACGGGCGAACCCCGCAAGCTCGTCCACCGCATCGAGTCCGGCCGCCTCGACCCCCTCCCCGGCTCCAAAGCCGAGTACTCTTCCTGGCAGGAGCTCGAGCAGAACCTCGAATCCCTCCTCACCGGCGCAACCCGCATCGCCCTCCAGTACTCCCCCCGCAACGCCATCATGTACGTCTCCCTCGTCGACGCGGGCACCATCGAGCTCATCCGCAGCTTCGGCAAAGAACCCGTCACCTCCGCCGACCTCGTCAGCCGCTTCGAAGCCGTCCTCACCGACGCCCAGATCGCCACCCACTACGAAGCCCAGCGCAAGCTCGACGCCATCCTCCAGGCCGGCTTCCGCGAGATCGGCAGCCGCGTCCGCGCCAACTCACCCGACGCGCACGAGCACGCCATCGTCCAGTTCCTCCAGACCGCCATCGATCGCGAAGGCCTCATCACCGAGTTCGGCCCCAACGTCTCCGTCGGCGCCAACTCCGCCGACTCGCACTACGAGCCCACCGCCGCCTCATCCAAACCCATCCACCGCGGCGACTTCGTCCTCATCGACATCTGGGCCAGGCTCGCCAATGACCCCAGCGCCATCTGGTACGACATCACCTGGACCGGCGTCATCGACCGCGACCCCACCCCACGCGAGCAGGAGATCTTCATCACCGTCCGCAACGCTCGCGACGCCGCCATCGCCGCCGTCGAGCAAGCCTTCGCCGCAAACAAGCCCATCACCGGCTACGAAGCCGACGACGCCTCCCGCGCCATCATCCGCGCCGCCGGATTCGCCCCGCAGTTCACCCACCGCACCGGCCACAACATCGGCACCTCACTCCACGGCAACGGCGCCAACCTCGACAACCTCGAAACCCACGACACCCGCCTCATCCTGCCCAACACCTGCTTCTCCGTCGAACCCGGCATCTACTTTCCCGGCGCCCACAGCGATCCCAACGCCTTCGGCATCCGCAGCGAAGTCAACATGATCACCCGTCCCGGCCGCGCCGAAGTCACCGGCCCCCGCCAGCAGGAACTCGTCCGCATCTAGCTGCTATCATCAAAGCTGATGGCTAACAACGCGCAAGCCCAGGCCCGCACCGCCGGTCAATCCTCTTCCCTGCCGCTCATGGCGCTCATCGCCGGCTGGCTCATCCCCGGCGCAGGCCACTTCCTCCTCAAGAAGTGGATTCGCGGCACACTGCTCTTCATCTCCGTCGTCGCGATGTTCTCCATCGGCGTCGCGCTCAAAGGCAAGGTCTACACGCCCAACACCGGCGAGCTTCTCGACATGCTCAACTTCTTCGGCGACCTCGGCAACGGCCTGCTCTACCTCATCGCCCGCGTCGCAGGCTGGGGGACGGCGCCCGTCGAACTCGCCACCGCCGACTACGGCACCAAATTCATGGTCGTCGCCGGCCTGCTCAACATCATCGCCGCCGTCGACGCTCACTCGCTGGCCACCGGGAGGAAGAACTCGTGACCCTCACCCACTTCAGCGCCGTGCTGATCTTCTCTTTCTTCACCTCAGTCGTCTTCGGCATCACGCAGCGCTCAGAGCCACGCATGATGGTCCGCTTCGGCGCCTACTGCTTCGCCCTGATGGTCGTCGGCACCATCGCCGCAAGCTGGCTCATGTACTTCATCAAGCACTAAGCTGCA
Protein-coding sequences here:
- a CDS encoding M24 family metallopeptidase — protein: MESAASRIEAIQSALRDAHLDGWLFYDHHNRDPLAYSILGIPGGHVTRRWYYFIPATGEPRKLVHRIESGRLDPLPGSKAEYSSWQELEQNLESLLTGATRIALQYSPRNAIMYVSLVDAGTIELIRSFGKEPVTSADLVSRFEAVLTDAQIATHYEAQRKLDAILQAGFREIGSRVRANSPDAHEHAIVQFLQTAIDREGLITEFGPNVSVGANSADSHYEPTAASSKPIHRGDFVLIDIWARLANDPSAIWYDITWTGVIDRDPTPREQEIFITVRNARDAAIAAVEQAFAANKPITGYEADDASRAIIRAAGFAPQFTHRTGHNIGTSLHGNGANLDNLETHDTRLILPNTCFSVEPGIYFPGAHSDPNAFGIRSEVNMITRPGRAEVTGPRQQELVRI
- a CDS encoding DUF6677 family protein; translated protein: MANNAQAQARTAGQSSSLPLMALIAGWLIPGAGHFLLKKWIRGTLLFISVVAMFSIGVALKGKVYTPNTGELLDMLNFFGDLGNGLLYLIARVAGWGTAPVELATADYGTKFMVVAGLLNIIAAVDAHSLATGRKNS
- a CDS encoding PEP-CTERM sorting domain-containing protein yields the protein MTIQRRWLHGRFLRTLLQIICVGVFAAWAGASALADSVVVDYGATQIGGTEWQYTYQLSGTFQSGDDLAIYFPLATSANLVDMGTGGPDWTTFVLQPDGSLPADGEFDMLANQDNPDLSSVFTVDFEWLGSGSPGSQSFTLYDPNFNVIDTGATVPEPGSLLLLGSGFLGLWALIYLRRVRVQFERAEPPASLEIPE